The following proteins are co-located in the Triplophysa dalaica isolate WHDGS20190420 chromosome 2, ASM1584641v1, whole genome shotgun sequence genome:
- the ercc5 gene encoding DNA excision repair protein ERCC-5 homolog isoform X1 produces MGVHGLWKLVESTGKPINPETLEGKILAVDISIWLNQAVKGVRDRDGNSVQNAHLLTLFHRLCKLLFFRIKPIFVYDGDAPLLKKQTLALRRQRREDMTHESKQTNEKLFRTFLKRQAIKAALGDSSQEAIPSLSSVRRDEADDMYVLPALPIHEEKEQSSSEEEMERDEDESVQPNSRFHEIYENPDAVDINSEEFSLMPPEVKHEILKEMKEFSKRRRTLHHKPPECSSEFSQYQLAGLLHRNNLNQRLEGVEQEMSHHSSGGVEQQFGKGKQQDVEVRRLVSEDSSHYILIKGSQKRADAVDSQPTPALWSSTPWERKERPKGKPEPLWKPIADDENNPSSSSEQTESQQLSEGAPPSPRTLQAIQSAMMDSSSDDDNEAITVRSHDTHNTTGTEDKDGSASPRTLRAIQSAMMDDSERPKNRKYIMLSSSEDEEKPIVADDRGIAGDGGVSPRTLLGIQEALGDCGHEEQKSLTEREKTEIKSTALQSNDQRKDISCLTPDVSSRTVSSTPHVLASRSQPKSPEDRREPEWISEDEKKLSASDQKQVNVNEKVQLNREIVVKTEEESSSSEESFIEVYDVEEPRTKAEEQSANRSTSDDVDVKEAEEEKEETEEEDLSAGNISQMKASENEPAVEEWNQIDVEELEQLERDLQEEQTNLKQQQQQQERTSSTVTGQMCQESQELLRLFGVPFIVAPTEAEAQCATLDHLDQTHGTITDDSDIWLFGGRQVYKNFFNQNKYVEHYQCTDMQNQLGLDRTKLINLAYLLGSDYTEGISGVGYVTGMEILNEFPGTGLQPLYDFSNWWSEVQEKKKVTANPKDTKVKKKLRDLQLHPGFPNPVVAQAYLHPTVDQSDTSFSWGRPQLDLLKEYPCVLLAYQYLFTALYFILLFFLTHLKFCASRFGWNSKKTEEILQPVLKQFNAQQTQLRIDSFFRLEQQERQCIRSQRLRRAVTCLKRKEREEEDDEEPSPSKAGKDESGIQLAPLSGGFIGSSADVPEETTLDGKAGGVTQDRKQVMMRAESSSSSSEDEAESGRSVAMVVARSAFEGKTRGRGKRTGGRGRGKNKS; encoded by the exons ATGGGAGTTCATGGACTGTGGAAGCTCGTGGAGAGCACTGGAAAACCCATCAACCCTGAAACCCTGGAGGGGAAGATTTTAGCTGTCG ATATCAGTATCTGGCTGAATCAGGCCGTCAAAGGTGTTAGGGATCGAGATGGAAACAGTGTTCAGAACGCTCATCTCCTCACTCTCTTCCATCGCCTCTGTAAGCTGCTGTTCTTCCGGATCAAACCCATCTTCGTGTATGATGGAGATGCTCCGCTGCTTAAGAAACAGACGCTG GCGCTGAGGAGACAGCGGAGGGAGGACATGACACATGAGTCCAAACAGACCAATGAAAAACTGTTCAGGACGTTTTTGAAGAGACAGGCCATCAAAGCTGCTTTAGGGGATTCAAG TCAGGAGGCAATACCCAGCCTCTCCTCGGTGAGACGGGATGAGGCAGATGACATGTATGTCCTGCCTGCTCTTCCCATCCATGAGGAGAAAGAACAGAGCAG TTCAGAagaggagatggagagagatgaagatgAATCCGTGCAGCCCAACAGCAGATTTCAT GAGATCTATGAAAACCCTGATGCTGTCGACATCAATTCAGAGGAGTTTTCACTCATGCCGCCGGAGGTGAAACATGAAATCTTGAAGGAAATGAAGGAGTTCAGCAAGAGACGACGCACTCTGCATCACAAACCTCCAGAA TGCTCAAGTGAGTTCTCGCAGTATCAGCTGGCCGGCCTCCTGCATAGAAACAATCTCAACCAACGTTTGGAGGGCGTAGAGCAGGAAATGAGTCATCACAGCTCTGGGGGGGTGGAACAGCAGTTCGGAAAGGGGAAACAGCAGGACGTGGAAGTGCGACGTCTCGTCTCGGAGGATTCTTCTCATTACATCCTGATTAAAG GTTCTCAGAAGCGCGCAGATGCCGTAGACAGCCAGCCGACTCCTGCACTTTGGTCCAGTACTCCGTGGGAGAGGAAGGAGAGACCGAAAGGCAAACCTGAGCCACTTTGGAAACCCATCGCAGATGATGAGAACAATCCTTCCTCATCATCAGAACAGACTGAGAGTCAGCAGCTGTCAGAAGGAGCTCCGCCATCTCCCCGCACCCTGCAAGCCATCCAGAGTGCCATGATGGACTCCAGCTCTGATGATGATAATGAAGCAATCACAGTGAGGTCTCATGacacacacaatacaacagGAACGGAAGATAAGGATGGAAGTGCGTCACCTCGAACTTTACGAGCCATCCAGAGCGCCATGATGGACGACTCGGAACGtcccaaaaacaggaaatatatTATGTTGAGCAGCTCGGAGGATGAGGAGAAACCGATTGTTGCTGATGATCGAGGGATCGCTGGAGATGGAGGTGTATCACCCAGGACTTTGTTGGGCATTCAGGAAGCTTTAGGAGATTGTGGACATGAGGAACAGAAAAGCCTcacggagagagagaaaacagaaatCAAGAGCACGGCTCTCCAAAGCAACGATCAAAGGAAAGATATCTCCTGTTTAACTCCAGATGTTTCCTCACGGACGGTGTCAAGCACACCTCATGTTCTCGCTTCACGCTCTCAGCCCAAAAGCCCAGAAGACCGTAGAGAGCCAGAATGGATTTCAGAAGATGAAAAAAAACTAAGTGCCTCTGATCAAAAACAGgttaatgttaatgaaaagGTTCAACTGAACAGAGAAATTGTGGTGAAGACAGAAGAAGAATCCAGCAGCTCCGAag AGAGTTTTATCGAGGTGTATGATGTAGAAGAACCTCGCACCAAAGCAGAAGAGCAATCAGCCAATCGGAGCACATCAGATGACGTGGATGTGAAGGAGGCAGAGGAAGAAAAAGAGGAGACAGAGGAGGAAGATCTCAGTGCTGGAAACATCAGTCAGATGAAGGCATCAGAAAATGAACCTGCCGTTGAAGAATGGAATCAGATTGATGTG GAGGAGCTTGAGCAGTTAGAGAGAGATCTACAGGAAGAACAGACCAACCTGaagcaacaacaacagcagcaggaGAGAACCAGCTCCACAGTGACTGGACAGATGTGTCAGGAGAGTCAG GAGCTGTTGCGATTATTCGGTGTGCCCTTCATTGTTGCACCCACGGAGGCCGAAGCCCAATGTGCCACGCTAGACCACCTGGACCAAACCCACGGCACCATCACAGACGACAGCGACATCTGGCTCTTCGGCGGCCGTCAAGTCTACAAGAACTTTTTCAACCAGAACAAGTATGTGGAGCATTACCAATGCACGGACATGCAGAATCAACTGG GTTTGGATCGGACCAAGCTGATAAATCTGGCCTATCTGCTGGGCAGCGACTACACGGAGGGCATCTCAGGTGTGGGTTATGTCACAGGAATGGAGATACTGAATGAGTTTCCCGGCACCGGCCTACAGCCTCTCTACGATTTCAG TAACTGGTGGTCTGAGGTTCAGGAGAAGAAGAAAGTAACTGCCAATCCCAAAGACACAAAAGTCAAGAAGAAGCTTCGAGATCTTCAGCTTCATCCTGGTTTTCCGAACCCTGTTGTGGCTCAGGCGTACCTCCATCCCACCGTGGACCAATCAGACACCTCCTTCAGCTGGGGCCGCCCACAGCTGGACCTCCTTAAGGAATATCCTTGTGTTTTACTTGCATATCAGTATCTTTTCACAGcgctgtattttattttactgtttttcttAACGCATCTTAAGTTCTGTGCAAGCCGATTTGGTTGGAACAGCAAAAAAACGGAAGAGATTTTACAGCCAGTGTTAAAACAATTTAACGCTCAACAG ACCCAGCTGCGCATCGATTCCTTCTTCCGCCTGGAGCAGCAGGAGAGGCAGTGCATACGCAGTCAGCGTCTGCGCAGAGCCGTCACCTGCCtcaagagaaaagaaagagaggagGAAGATGACGAGGAGCCTTCTCCATCTAAAGCGGGCAAGGATGAGAGTGGCATACAGCTAGCACCGTTATCAGGAGGGTTTATAGGGTCATCTGCTGACGTTCCGGAGGAGACAACGTTGGACGGGAAAGCCGGTGGAGTTACTCAGGACAGGAAGCAGGTGATGATGCGAGCGGAGTCCAGCAGCTCCAGCTCAGAGGATGAGGCGGAGAGCGGGAGGAGTGTCGCTATGGTTGTAGCGCGCTCTGCGTTCGAGGGGAAGACGAGAGGAAGAGGAAAGCGCACTGGAGGGAGAGGAAGGGGCAAAAATAAGTCATGA
- the ercc5 gene encoding DNA excision repair protein ERCC-5 homolog isoform X2, with amino-acid sequence MGVHGLWKLVESTGKPINPETLEGKILAVDISIWLNQAVKGVRDRDGNSVQNAHLLTLFHRLCKLLFFRIKPIFVYDGDAPLLKKQTLALRRQRREDMTHESKQTNEKLFRTFLKRQAIKAALGDSSQEAIPSLSSVRRDEADDMYVLPALPIHEEKEQSSSEEEMERDEDESVQPNSRFHEIYENPDAVDINSEEFSLMPPEVKHEILKEMKEFSKRRRTLHHKPPECSSEFSQYQLAGLLHRNNLNQRLEGVEQEMSHHSSGGVEQQFGKGKQQDVEVRRLVSEDSSHYILIKGSQKRADAVDSQPTPALWSSTPWERKERPKGKPEPLWKPIADDENNPSSSSEQTESQQLSEGAPPSPRTLQAIQSAMMDSSSDDDNEAITVRSHDTHNTTGTEDKDGSASPRTLRAIQSAMMDDSERPKNRKYIMLSSSEDEEKPIVADDRGIAGDGGVSPRTLLGIQEALGDCGHEEQKSLTEREKTEIKSTALQSNDQRKDISCLTPDVSSRTVSSTPHVLASRSQPKSPEDRREPEWISEDEKKLSASDQKQVNVNEKVQLNREIVVKTEEESSSSEESFIEVYDVEEPRTKAEEQSANRSTSDDVDVKEAEEEKEETEEEDLSAGNISQMKASENEPAVEEWNQIDVEELEQLERDLQEEQTNLKQQQQQQERTSSTVTGQMCQESQELLRLFGVPFIVAPTEAEAQCATLDHLDQTHGTITDDSDIWLFGGRQVYKNFFNQNKYVEHYQCTDMQNQLGLDRTKLINLAYLLGSDYTEGISGVGYVTGMEILNEFPGTGLQPLYDFSNWWSEVQEKKKVTANPKDTKVKKKLRDLQLHPGFPNPVVAQAYLHPTVDQSDTSFSWGRPQLDLLKEFCASRFGWNSKKTEEILQPVLKQFNAQQTQLRIDSFFRLEQQERQCIRSQRLRRAVTCLKRKEREEEDDEEPSPSKAGKDESGIQLAPLSGGFIGSSADVPEETTLDGKAGGVTQDRKQVMMRAESSSSSSEDEAESGRSVAMVVARSAFEGKTRGRGKRTGGRGRGKNKS; translated from the exons ATGGGAGTTCATGGACTGTGGAAGCTCGTGGAGAGCACTGGAAAACCCATCAACCCTGAAACCCTGGAGGGGAAGATTTTAGCTGTCG ATATCAGTATCTGGCTGAATCAGGCCGTCAAAGGTGTTAGGGATCGAGATGGAAACAGTGTTCAGAACGCTCATCTCCTCACTCTCTTCCATCGCCTCTGTAAGCTGCTGTTCTTCCGGATCAAACCCATCTTCGTGTATGATGGAGATGCTCCGCTGCTTAAGAAACAGACGCTG GCGCTGAGGAGACAGCGGAGGGAGGACATGACACATGAGTCCAAACAGACCAATGAAAAACTGTTCAGGACGTTTTTGAAGAGACAGGCCATCAAAGCTGCTTTAGGGGATTCAAG TCAGGAGGCAATACCCAGCCTCTCCTCGGTGAGACGGGATGAGGCAGATGACATGTATGTCCTGCCTGCTCTTCCCATCCATGAGGAGAAAGAACAGAGCAG TTCAGAagaggagatggagagagatgaagatgAATCCGTGCAGCCCAACAGCAGATTTCAT GAGATCTATGAAAACCCTGATGCTGTCGACATCAATTCAGAGGAGTTTTCACTCATGCCGCCGGAGGTGAAACATGAAATCTTGAAGGAAATGAAGGAGTTCAGCAAGAGACGACGCACTCTGCATCACAAACCTCCAGAA TGCTCAAGTGAGTTCTCGCAGTATCAGCTGGCCGGCCTCCTGCATAGAAACAATCTCAACCAACGTTTGGAGGGCGTAGAGCAGGAAATGAGTCATCACAGCTCTGGGGGGGTGGAACAGCAGTTCGGAAAGGGGAAACAGCAGGACGTGGAAGTGCGACGTCTCGTCTCGGAGGATTCTTCTCATTACATCCTGATTAAAG GTTCTCAGAAGCGCGCAGATGCCGTAGACAGCCAGCCGACTCCTGCACTTTGGTCCAGTACTCCGTGGGAGAGGAAGGAGAGACCGAAAGGCAAACCTGAGCCACTTTGGAAACCCATCGCAGATGATGAGAACAATCCTTCCTCATCATCAGAACAGACTGAGAGTCAGCAGCTGTCAGAAGGAGCTCCGCCATCTCCCCGCACCCTGCAAGCCATCCAGAGTGCCATGATGGACTCCAGCTCTGATGATGATAATGAAGCAATCACAGTGAGGTCTCATGacacacacaatacaacagGAACGGAAGATAAGGATGGAAGTGCGTCACCTCGAACTTTACGAGCCATCCAGAGCGCCATGATGGACGACTCGGAACGtcccaaaaacaggaaatatatTATGTTGAGCAGCTCGGAGGATGAGGAGAAACCGATTGTTGCTGATGATCGAGGGATCGCTGGAGATGGAGGTGTATCACCCAGGACTTTGTTGGGCATTCAGGAAGCTTTAGGAGATTGTGGACATGAGGAACAGAAAAGCCTcacggagagagagaaaacagaaatCAAGAGCACGGCTCTCCAAAGCAACGATCAAAGGAAAGATATCTCCTGTTTAACTCCAGATGTTTCCTCACGGACGGTGTCAAGCACACCTCATGTTCTCGCTTCACGCTCTCAGCCCAAAAGCCCAGAAGACCGTAGAGAGCCAGAATGGATTTCAGAAGATGAAAAAAAACTAAGTGCCTCTGATCAAAAACAGgttaatgttaatgaaaagGTTCAACTGAACAGAGAAATTGTGGTGAAGACAGAAGAAGAATCCAGCAGCTCCGAag AGAGTTTTATCGAGGTGTATGATGTAGAAGAACCTCGCACCAAAGCAGAAGAGCAATCAGCCAATCGGAGCACATCAGATGACGTGGATGTGAAGGAGGCAGAGGAAGAAAAAGAGGAGACAGAGGAGGAAGATCTCAGTGCTGGAAACATCAGTCAGATGAAGGCATCAGAAAATGAACCTGCCGTTGAAGAATGGAATCAGATTGATGTG GAGGAGCTTGAGCAGTTAGAGAGAGATCTACAGGAAGAACAGACCAACCTGaagcaacaacaacagcagcaggaGAGAACCAGCTCCACAGTGACTGGACAGATGTGTCAGGAGAGTCAG GAGCTGTTGCGATTATTCGGTGTGCCCTTCATTGTTGCACCCACGGAGGCCGAAGCCCAATGTGCCACGCTAGACCACCTGGACCAAACCCACGGCACCATCACAGACGACAGCGACATCTGGCTCTTCGGCGGCCGTCAAGTCTACAAGAACTTTTTCAACCAGAACAAGTATGTGGAGCATTACCAATGCACGGACATGCAGAATCAACTGG GTTTGGATCGGACCAAGCTGATAAATCTGGCCTATCTGCTGGGCAGCGACTACACGGAGGGCATCTCAGGTGTGGGTTATGTCACAGGAATGGAGATACTGAATGAGTTTCCCGGCACCGGCCTACAGCCTCTCTACGATTTCAG TAACTGGTGGTCTGAGGTTCAGGAGAAGAAGAAAGTAACTGCCAATCCCAAAGACACAAAAGTCAAGAAGAAGCTTCGAGATCTTCAGCTTCATCCTGGTTTTCCGAACCCTGTTGTGGCTCAGGCGTACCTCCATCCCACCGTGGACCAATCAGACACCTCCTTCAGCTGGGGCCGCCCACAGCTGGACCTCCTTAAGG AGTTCTGTGCAAGCCGATTTGGTTGGAACAGCAAAAAAACGGAAGAGATTTTACAGCCAGTGTTAAAACAATTTAACGCTCAACAG ACCCAGCTGCGCATCGATTCCTTCTTCCGCCTGGAGCAGCAGGAGAGGCAGTGCATACGCAGTCAGCGTCTGCGCAGAGCCGTCACCTGCCtcaagagaaaagaaagagaggagGAAGATGACGAGGAGCCTTCTCCATCTAAAGCGGGCAAGGATGAGAGTGGCATACAGCTAGCACCGTTATCAGGAGGGTTTATAGGGTCATCTGCTGACGTTCCGGAGGAGACAACGTTGGACGGGAAAGCCGGTGGAGTTACTCAGGACAGGAAGCAGGTGATGATGCGAGCGGAGTCCAGCAGCTCCAGCTCAGAGGATGAGGCGGAGAGCGGGAGGAGTGTCGCTATGGTTGTAGCGCGCTCTGCGTTCGAGGGGAAGACGAGAGGAAGAGGAAAGCGCACTGGAGGGAGAGGAAGGGGCAAAAATAAGTCATGA
- the ercc5 gene encoding DNA excision repair protein ERCC-5 isoform X3 — MTHESKQTNEKLFRTFLKRQAIKAALGDSSQEAIPSLSSVRRDEADDMYVLPALPIHEEKEQSSSEEEMERDEDESVQPNSRFHEIYENPDAVDINSEEFSLMPPEVKHEILKEMKEFSKRRRTLHHKPPECSSEFSQYQLAGLLHRNNLNQRLEGVEQEMSHHSSGGVEQQFGKGKQQDVEVRRLVSEDSSHYILIKGSQKRADAVDSQPTPALWSSTPWERKERPKGKPEPLWKPIADDENNPSSSSEQTESQQLSEGAPPSPRTLQAIQSAMMDSSSDDDNEAITVRSHDTHNTTGTEDKDGSASPRTLRAIQSAMMDDSERPKNRKYIMLSSSEDEEKPIVADDRGIAGDGGVSPRTLLGIQEALGDCGHEEQKSLTEREKTEIKSTALQSNDQRKDISCLTPDVSSRTVSSTPHVLASRSQPKSPEDRREPEWISEDEKKLSASDQKQVNVNEKVQLNREIVVKTEEESSSSEESFIEVYDVEEPRTKAEEQSANRSTSDDVDVKEAEEEKEETEEEDLSAGNISQMKASENEPAVEEWNQIDVEELEQLERDLQEEQTNLKQQQQQQERTSSTVTGQMCQESQELLRLFGVPFIVAPTEAEAQCATLDHLDQTHGTITDDSDIWLFGGRQVYKNFFNQNKYVEHYQCTDMQNQLGLDRTKLINLAYLLGSDYTEGISGVGYVTGMEILNEFPGTGLQPLYDFSNWWSEVQEKKKVTANPKDTKVKKKLRDLQLHPGFPNPVVAQAYLHPTVDQSDTSFSWGRPQLDLLKEYPCVLLAYQYLFTALYFILLFFLTHLKFCASRFGWNSKKTEEILQPVLKQFNAQQTQLRIDSFFRLEQQERQCIRSQRLRRAVTCLKRKEREEEDDEEPSPSKAGKDESGIQLAPLSGGFIGSSADVPEETTLDGKAGGVTQDRKQVMMRAESSSSSSEDEAESGRSVAMVVARSAFEGKTRGRGKRTGGRGRGKNKS, encoded by the exons ATGACACATGAGTCCAAACAGACCAATGAAAAACTGTTCAGGACGTTTTTGAAGAGACAGGCCATCAAAGCTGCTTTAGGGGATTCAAG TCAGGAGGCAATACCCAGCCTCTCCTCGGTGAGACGGGATGAGGCAGATGACATGTATGTCCTGCCTGCTCTTCCCATCCATGAGGAGAAAGAACAGAGCAG TTCAGAagaggagatggagagagatgaagatgAATCCGTGCAGCCCAACAGCAGATTTCAT GAGATCTATGAAAACCCTGATGCTGTCGACATCAATTCAGAGGAGTTTTCACTCATGCCGCCGGAGGTGAAACATGAAATCTTGAAGGAAATGAAGGAGTTCAGCAAGAGACGACGCACTCTGCATCACAAACCTCCAGAA TGCTCAAGTGAGTTCTCGCAGTATCAGCTGGCCGGCCTCCTGCATAGAAACAATCTCAACCAACGTTTGGAGGGCGTAGAGCAGGAAATGAGTCATCACAGCTCTGGGGGGGTGGAACAGCAGTTCGGAAAGGGGAAACAGCAGGACGTGGAAGTGCGACGTCTCGTCTCGGAGGATTCTTCTCATTACATCCTGATTAAAG GTTCTCAGAAGCGCGCAGATGCCGTAGACAGCCAGCCGACTCCTGCACTTTGGTCCAGTACTCCGTGGGAGAGGAAGGAGAGACCGAAAGGCAAACCTGAGCCACTTTGGAAACCCATCGCAGATGATGAGAACAATCCTTCCTCATCATCAGAACAGACTGAGAGTCAGCAGCTGTCAGAAGGAGCTCCGCCATCTCCCCGCACCCTGCAAGCCATCCAGAGTGCCATGATGGACTCCAGCTCTGATGATGATAATGAAGCAATCACAGTGAGGTCTCATGacacacacaatacaacagGAACGGAAGATAAGGATGGAAGTGCGTCACCTCGAACTTTACGAGCCATCCAGAGCGCCATGATGGACGACTCGGAACGtcccaaaaacaggaaatatatTATGTTGAGCAGCTCGGAGGATGAGGAGAAACCGATTGTTGCTGATGATCGAGGGATCGCTGGAGATGGAGGTGTATCACCCAGGACTTTGTTGGGCATTCAGGAAGCTTTAGGAGATTGTGGACATGAGGAACAGAAAAGCCTcacggagagagagaaaacagaaatCAAGAGCACGGCTCTCCAAAGCAACGATCAAAGGAAAGATATCTCCTGTTTAACTCCAGATGTTTCCTCACGGACGGTGTCAAGCACACCTCATGTTCTCGCTTCACGCTCTCAGCCCAAAAGCCCAGAAGACCGTAGAGAGCCAGAATGGATTTCAGAAGATGAAAAAAAACTAAGTGCCTCTGATCAAAAACAGgttaatgttaatgaaaagGTTCAACTGAACAGAGAAATTGTGGTGAAGACAGAAGAAGAATCCAGCAGCTCCGAag AGAGTTTTATCGAGGTGTATGATGTAGAAGAACCTCGCACCAAAGCAGAAGAGCAATCAGCCAATCGGAGCACATCAGATGACGTGGATGTGAAGGAGGCAGAGGAAGAAAAAGAGGAGACAGAGGAGGAAGATCTCAGTGCTGGAAACATCAGTCAGATGAAGGCATCAGAAAATGAACCTGCCGTTGAAGAATGGAATCAGATTGATGTG GAGGAGCTTGAGCAGTTAGAGAGAGATCTACAGGAAGAACAGACCAACCTGaagcaacaacaacagcagcaggaGAGAACCAGCTCCACAGTGACTGGACAGATGTGTCAGGAGAGTCAG GAGCTGTTGCGATTATTCGGTGTGCCCTTCATTGTTGCACCCACGGAGGCCGAAGCCCAATGTGCCACGCTAGACCACCTGGACCAAACCCACGGCACCATCACAGACGACAGCGACATCTGGCTCTTCGGCGGCCGTCAAGTCTACAAGAACTTTTTCAACCAGAACAAGTATGTGGAGCATTACCAATGCACGGACATGCAGAATCAACTGG GTTTGGATCGGACCAAGCTGATAAATCTGGCCTATCTGCTGGGCAGCGACTACACGGAGGGCATCTCAGGTGTGGGTTATGTCACAGGAATGGAGATACTGAATGAGTTTCCCGGCACCGGCCTACAGCCTCTCTACGATTTCAG TAACTGGTGGTCTGAGGTTCAGGAGAAGAAGAAAGTAACTGCCAATCCCAAAGACACAAAAGTCAAGAAGAAGCTTCGAGATCTTCAGCTTCATCCTGGTTTTCCGAACCCTGTTGTGGCTCAGGCGTACCTCCATCCCACCGTGGACCAATCAGACACCTCCTTCAGCTGGGGCCGCCCACAGCTGGACCTCCTTAAGGAATATCCTTGTGTTTTACTTGCATATCAGTATCTTTTCACAGcgctgtattttattttactgtttttcttAACGCATCTTAAGTTCTGTGCAAGCCGATTTGGTTGGAACAGCAAAAAAACGGAAGAGATTTTACAGCCAGTGTTAAAACAATTTAACGCTCAACAG ACCCAGCTGCGCATCGATTCCTTCTTCCGCCTGGAGCAGCAGGAGAGGCAGTGCATACGCAGTCAGCGTCTGCGCAGAGCCGTCACCTGCCtcaagagaaaagaaagagaggagGAAGATGACGAGGAGCCTTCTCCATCTAAAGCGGGCAAGGATGAGAGTGGCATACAGCTAGCACCGTTATCAGGAGGGTTTATAGGGTCATCTGCTGACGTTCCGGAGGAGACAACGTTGGACGGGAAAGCCGGTGGAGTTACTCAGGACAGGAAGCAGGTGATGATGCGAGCGGAGTCCAGCAGCTCCAGCTCAGAGGATGAGGCGGAGAGCGGGAGGAGTGTCGCTATGGTTGTAGCGCGCTCTGCGTTCGAGGGGAAGACGAGAGGAAGAGGAAAGCGCACTGGAGGGAGAGGAAGGGGCAAAAATAAGTCATGA